The following are encoded together in the Bradymonas sediminis genome:
- a CDS encoding Rieske (2Fe-2S) protein, which produces MTNPSNIVATIALDAPARADQRVWAFDYVDGFGRPASGILVRLSGDAEATEYRAYRNLCPHWSMPLDGGTGEFLDDSGHLIQCKMHGARFEIDTGECILGPCDGEYLEELRVELSADGTSATIRRGGGLRLG; this is translated from the coding sequence ATGACTAATCCCTCAAATATCGTCGCGACGATTGCGCTCGACGCACCCGCACGCGCAGATCAGCGCGTGTGGGCCTTCGATTATGTCGATGGGTTTGGGCGCCCCGCCTCCGGCATCCTGGTGCGCCTGAGCGGCGACGCCGAAGCCACCGAATACCGCGCCTACCGCAACCTCTGCCCGCATTGGTCGATGCCGCTGGACGGCGGCACCGGCGAATTTCTCGACGACTCCGGCCACCTCATTCAATGCAAAATGCACGGCGCCCGGTTCGAGATCGACACCGGCGAGTGTATTTTGGGCCCCTGTGATGGCGAATATCTTGAAGAATTGCGGGTGGAGTTGAGCGCGGACGGGACGAGCGCGACGATTCGGCGCGGCGGTGGGCTTCGGTTGGGTTGA
- the prfA gene encoding peptide chain release factor 1: MFQKLEEVQARYRELNSQLADPSIAADPGRYQKLAKEHASLQDIVDAYARLREVEDEIEANKSLLEEDDDELKAMARAEIAEFEAEEERLKKHLKQLLIPKDPLDEKNILLEIRAGTGGDEAALFVGDLFRMYDRYAANRGWKVDIVEASQTDTGGFKEVIAMIEGDDVYSHLKYEGGTHRVQRVPATESQGRIHTSAVTVAVLPEAEDVELDLDMNDLKFDTYRSSGPGGQSVNTTDSAIRITYIPTGMIVTCQDEKSQHKNRAKALKVMKTRLLELKRESAHQERAAERRDQVGSGDRSERIRTYNFPQSRITDHRIGYSTRRLDDILAGDLDAILDPIHTHFQAERLQNLSDD, encoded by the coding sequence ATGTTTCAGAAGTTAGAGGAAGTACAGGCAAGGTACCGCGAGCTGAATAGTCAGCTCGCGGACCCCAGCATTGCAGCAGATCCGGGGCGATATCAGAAGTTGGCCAAGGAGCACGCCAGCCTTCAAGATATCGTTGATGCTTACGCACGCCTGCGCGAAGTCGAAGACGAGATCGAGGCAAATAAGTCGCTGCTTGAAGAGGATGACGACGAGCTCAAGGCGATGGCGCGCGCCGAGATCGCCGAGTTTGAGGCCGAAGAAGAGCGCCTCAAGAAGCACCTCAAGCAGCTCTTGATCCCCAAAGATCCGCTCGACGAGAAGAATATCTTGCTCGAGATCCGCGCGGGCACCGGCGGCGACGAGGCCGCGCTTTTTGTGGGCGACCTCTTCCGCATGTACGACCGCTACGCCGCCAACCGCGGCTGGAAGGTCGACATCGTCGAGGCCAGCCAGACCGACACCGGCGGGTTCAAAGAGGTCATCGCCATGATCGAGGGCGACGACGTCTATAGCCACCTCAAATACGAGGGCGGCACCCACCGGGTTCAGCGCGTGCCGGCGACCGAGAGCCAGGGGCGCATCCACACCTCGGCGGTCACCGTGGCCGTTTTGCCCGAGGCCGAAGATGTCGAGCTCGACCTCGACATGAACGACCTCAAATTCGACACCTATCGCTCGTCGGGCCCCGGCGGCCAGTCGGTCAACACGACGGACTCGGCCATCCGCATCACCTATATCCCGACCGGGATGATCGTGACCTGCCAGGACGAAAAGAGTCAGCACAAAAACCGGGCCAAGGCCCTCAAGGTCATGAAGACCCGTCTGCTCGAGCTCAAGCGCGAGAGCGCCCACCAGGAGCGCGCTGCCGAGCGGCGCGACCAGGTCGGCAGCGGCGACCGCTCCGAGCGAATCCGCACCTATAATTTCCCCCAATCGCGCATCACCGACCATCGCATCGGTTATAGCACGCGGCGTTTGGATGATATTTTGGCCGGTGATCTCGACGCCATCCTGGACCCGATCCACACCCATTTCCAGGCCGAGCGACTGCAGAACCTCAGCGATGACTAA